The nucleotide window GGCCGATGGCTCCGCGCTCGCCTGGAGGGCCCGGTGGCCCGGGTGGACGTCCCGGCGGCTTCGGTGGCCGTCCCGGGGGCTTCCGCTCCTCGGCGCCCCGGCCTCCGCCCACGCCCGAGCAGATCCTCGCGCTCGCGCAGCGCGAGCACGTGCCGGCGCGCATCGCCAAGGGTGAGCTGGAAGGCAAGATGAAGTGCCGCATCTGGCGCAAGCTGCACGCCGAGGAGGCCAAGCGCTTCGACCAGGTCTACGAGCTGATGGGCCAGACGCCGGGGCTGTCGCTGGGGGACGCGTTCGGCGTGCTCCAGAGCGGCATGACGGTGGCCGAGTTCATGGCGCGCAAGGAGCGCACCCAGCGCAAGGCGGCCATCAAGCAGGCGCGCGGCGAGGTGGACAACGCCGTCGTCGCCGAGCTGCTCTCGGGCCTCATCGCCGGCAAGACGGAGGTCTCCGTGGTGCTGGCGGAGCGCTCGCTCCTGGACACGCTGGTGGCCGAGGAGCCCATCGCCTTCACGCTGGAGCGCACCGGGCGGCTGGAGAAGCTGCAGGTGGTGCTGCTGGCGCGGCGCGGGGAGTGGGAGCGGCTGCTGCCTGGACTGGAGCGTGACGCGAAGCTCACCCAGAAGCCCGCCACGGTGGCCCGTCAGCCGGACAAGCGGCCGTACTCGGACCCGCGCGCGTTCCTGGACCACCTGGGCCAGCAGGTGAAGCTGGTGCTGCGCAACGGCATCACGCTGCAGCTGCCGCTGATGCACGTGGGCCGCTTCGACCTGCTGTTGGGCGAGACGGGCCACGAGGTGTTCGTCCCGCTCCACGCGCTGTTGCGCTTCGAGCCGGTCGCCGGGAGCGCTCCCGCCACCGAGGCCTGAAGCACGGCCGCGGAATTTCGCGGGGGCGCCGCCCCTTCCTCCTTTTTTCGCCGAGCGAGGCACCCACTCCATGCGCCCCTTCATCTCCCGCATCATCAAGCCCTGGCTCGCGCTGGCGGCGACGGCCGCCATGGTGGGCGCCACCCAGCAGGGCTGCACCAAGGACACCCCGCCCGCCGCCGCCGCGGCCCCCGCGCCCACCGTCCCGGAGAAGCGGGAGAACGGCGTGCGCGTGGTGGAGCTGACGGTGACGGAGAAGGGCTACGAGCCCAGCCCCGTGCAGCTCAAGAAGGACGAGCCGGTGAAGCTGGTGGTGACGCGCAAGACGGACCAGACGTGCGCGACGGAAGTCGTGATGGACGACTACGGCATCAACACCGCGCTGCCGCTGGGCCAGCCGGTGGACATCCGCTTCACGCCCAAGACGTCCGGCAAGCTCGTGTACGGGTGCGCCATGGGGAAGATGATTTCCGGCGTTTTCCTGGTGGAGTGAAGACGTAGGCCGAAATCTGGGCACCGCGCCGGGGAGGAGTAGTGTGCCGGCCCTGCATGGGCGGCGCGGCGGAGCTCTTCACGCGGCATGTCTTCCTGGACCTCGAGACCACGGGGTTGGATCCACGTGCCGACGAAATCATCGAGCTGGGGTGTCTGTTCTTCGAGAACGGGCGCGAGGTGGACCGCTTCGCGCGGCTGTACTCGGCGTCCAAGCCCCTGCCCCTCACGATTCGTCGGCTCACGGGCCTGACGGACGCGGACCTGGAGGGCCGGCCGCGCTTCGGCGTGGACCTGGAGGACCTCAAGGCGCGGCTGACGGGCTGGACGGTGGTGGCGCACAACGCCTCGTTCGAGAAGGGCTTCCTGCCGGACCTGCTGGGCTCCATCCGCGCGCCGGTGCTCGATTCGTGCGAGCTGATGCACTACCTGCACCCGGAGCTGCCCAGCCACTCGCTGGAGTCGCTCTTGCGCTGGGCGGGGCTGGGCATCCGGCAGCCGCACCGCGCGGTGTCCGACTGCGAGGCGGTGTACGCGGTGCTCGTGCAGACGATGGAGCGCTGCATCAGCGACGGGCGTGGAGAGGACCTCGCGGACCTCGTGGCCACGCTGGACCCTCGGGCGGCGCGCCGGCTGGGCTCCGCTGACAGCCTCGACGAGGGCGCGTTCGATTACGACGAGTGGCCGCTCCTGGAGCTCCTGTCGCGACTGAACGGGGCCTGCAGGGCGAGGCCCACGCCGCTCGCGCTCGAGACGCAAGGCGGCTTCCTGCGCGGACGTCCGGAGCGGCGCCGCTCGGCGGGCGTGCCCGCGGTCGCGGAGCCCGAGGCCGAGACGCCGGTGGTGCCGGTGCGGGCCGACGAGGTGTCCGCGATTCTGGGCGCGGGCGGAGCGCTGGAGCAGCGTGAAGAAGGCTTCCGCAGCCGGCCCGCGCAGCTCGACATGGCGCAGGCGGTGGCGCGCGCGTTGTCGGACGGGGAGCAGGTGGCGGTGGAGGCGGGCACCGGGACGGGCAAGTCGCTCGCGTACCTGACGCCCGCGGCCCTCTTCGCCGCGCGCAACGGGCGCAAGGTCGGCGTGGCACCGCACACCAAGACGCTGCAGGACCAGTTGTTGGAGAAGGACCTGCCGCGCCTGCACCGGGCGCTGGGGGGCACGTTCGGCTACGCGCTGCTCAAGGGCCAGTCGAACTACCTGTGCCGCCGCCGGGCGCTGGAGGCCACGCGCGTGGAGCCGGGCATGGGGCACAACGCCCGCGCGCCCCGCGCGTACCTGCGCGCGTACCTGCGCCGCAGCGTCGAGGGAGACCTGGACCGGCTGAGCCACTGGTTCCGCGAGCGCTTCCCGGTGCTGATGGGGTTGATGCCGGCGGTGCGCTCCGAGGCGGCGACGACGCTGGGCGACAAGTGCCCGCATCACCACCGGTGTTTCTACCACTCGGCGGTGGCCCAGGCGCGCGAGGCGGACGTGCTGGTCATCAACCAGTCGCTCGCCTTCGCGTGGCCCGCGCGCTACCCGAAGCTCGAGCACCTGATTCTCGACGAGGCGCACGAGGTGGAGGACGTGGCCACCACGGCGCTCACCGTGGAGCTGTCGGACCTGGCCTTCCACCGGCTCACCGAGCGGCTGCACGGGCGCGACGGACGCCACGGCCTGTTCGCCGAGCTGCGGCGCGCGCTGTCCGCCTCCCGTCGCGAGGAGTCCCGCGCGCTGATGGGTCAGGTGGAGGACGCGCTGCGCCGGCTGATGGACGAGGCGCGGGATTTGGGCGCGCGGGTGACGGAGCTGTGTGAGCCCTCGGCGACGGCGGCCGGAGAGGACCCGGACGAGGGCGCCTATGCTCCGGAACTGCGGGTGACGGAGGCCGTGCGCGCGCTGCCCGCGTGGGCGCCGGTGCGCGAGGGGCTGGAGCTGGTGCGCGGCGCGCTGCAGGCGCTGCACACACTGCTCGCGGTGCGGGTGCTGGAGGCCCTGCCGGAGCTGGCGGCGCGGATGCCGGCGCTGGAGCGCGAGCTGTCCGGCGCGACGACGGAGCTGGGGGAGCTGTCGACGCTGGCCACGGAGCTGTCGGGCGAGGCGGCGGCGGGGCGGTGCTACTCGGCCACGGCCGAGCCCCGACGTCAGCGTTGGAGCGTGGGCGCGCAGCCGGTGGATGTGTCCTTCCACGTGTCGCGCGACTTCGCCGCGAACAAGCGCGCGCTGGTGCTCACCTCGGCCACGCTGGGTCCGAGCAACGGGAGCGGCACGCCCTTCGTGCTGAAGCGTTTGGGGCTGGATGGCCGGGGCGACAAGCCCGCCCCCAGGTTGTTGCGCGCGCCCTCGCCCTTCCAGTTGCACGAGCAGGCGCTCGTCGTGCTCGTCACGGACGCGCCGCGCGCGCACGAGGAGCCCTTCGTCGACTGGGCGGCGACGCGCATCTCCGGCCTCGCGCAGACGATGGGCGGGCGGCTGTTGGGGCTGTTCGCGTCCACGCGGCGCATGGAGCGCGTGGGCGCGGAGGCTCGCAACCGGCTGGAGCCGCTGGGCATCGAGGTGCTGCGACAGTCCCGAGGACATGGCCGCTCCCTGGCGGCGCGGCAGGAGCGCGACACGGGCACGGTGCTCCTGGGCACGAAGAGCTTCTGGCAGGGCGTGGACATCCCCGGGCGGGGCGTGGGCTGTGTCTTCATCGACAAGCTCCCGCTGGAGCCCGCGCTGCGTCCGCTGGTCGCCGCGCGCGAGGAGCCGCTGGCCCGCGCCGGGGGCGAGTACCAGGGATTCCTGCAGTACCGGCTGCCGCGCGCG belongs to Myxococcus fulvus and includes:
- a CDS encoding cupredoxin domain-containing protein; this translates as MRPFISRIIKPWLALAATAAMVGATQQGCTKDTPPAAAAAPAPTVPEKRENGVRVVELTVTEKGYEPSPVQLKKDEPVKLVVTRKTDQTCATEVVMDDYGINTALPLGQPVDIRFTPKTSGKLVYGCAMGKMISGVFLVE
- a CDS encoding helicase C-terminal domain-containing protein, which gives rise to MGGAAELFTRHVFLDLETTGLDPRADEIIELGCLFFENGREVDRFARLYSASKPLPLTIRRLTGLTDADLEGRPRFGVDLEDLKARLTGWTVVAHNASFEKGFLPDLLGSIRAPVLDSCELMHYLHPELPSHSLESLLRWAGLGIRQPHRAVSDCEAVYAVLVQTMERCISDGRGEDLADLVATLDPRAARRLGSADSLDEGAFDYDEWPLLELLSRLNGACRARPTPLALETQGGFLRGRPERRRSAGVPAVAEPEAETPVVPVRADEVSAILGAGGALEQREEGFRSRPAQLDMAQAVARALSDGEQVAVEAGTGTGKSLAYLTPAALFAARNGRKVGVAPHTKTLQDQLLEKDLPRLHRALGGTFGYALLKGQSNYLCRRRALEATRVEPGMGHNARAPRAYLRAYLRRSVEGDLDRLSHWFRERFPVLMGLMPAVRSEAATTLGDKCPHHHRCFYHSAVAQAREADVLVINQSLAFAWPARYPKLEHLILDEAHEVEDVATTALTVELSDLAFHRLTERLHGRDGRHGLFAELRRALSASRREESRALMGQVEDALRRLMDEARDLGARVTELCEPSATAAGEDPDEGAYAPELRVTEAVRALPAWAPVREGLELVRGALQALHTLLAVRVLEALPELAARMPALERELSGATTELGELSTLATELSGEAAAGRCYSATAEPRRQRWSVGAQPVDVSFHVSRDFAANKRALVLTSATLGPSNGSGTPFVLKRLGLDGRGDKPAPRLLRAPSPFQLHEQALVVLVTDAPRAHEEPFVDWAATRISGLAQTMGGRLLGLFASTRRMERVGAEARNRLEPLGIEVLRQSRGHGRSLAARQERDTGTVLLGTKSFWQGVDIPGRGVGCVFIDKLPLEPALRPLVAAREEPLARAGGEYQGFLQYRLPRALLLLRQGVGRLIRSTTDRGVVIIADPGHPSYRAYLMNALEGYRVEALPWAQARLRIHGVLKQTGLLVDSAAPR